In the genome of Paenibacillus sp. FSL R5-0766, one region contains:
- a CDS encoding CbiX/SirB N-terminal domain-containing protein — protein sequence MKKPGVLIISHGSQEQTWVESVDDAISRLNLPVPLPVEAGFLELVEGRLIQDGIDRLEAQGVTDILVVPLFVSSGSTHVDEIEYAIGAKETPDRETDLEPFDVKARVHFGYPMDSDPDIAVMVWDKVRLLSQQPEEETILLVGHGSIHDGFRERWEAGISSLAERVQEVSGVAHTDYALLNPESVYDKVKYWSEERGNRVIVAPLFLSAGYFTRNVIPDRLQELNYVYSGETLLPHPLLGQWLEHQIQILLGSCNEVKASS from the coding sequence ATGAAGAAGCCGGGTGTACTCATCATCAGTCACGGTTCACAGGAGCAGACCTGGGTGGAATCCGTCGATGACGCGATCTCCCGGTTGAATCTGCCTGTTCCATTACCGGTTGAAGCCGGTTTTCTTGAACTTGTGGAAGGACGCCTGATCCAGGACGGTATCGACCGACTGGAAGCACAAGGCGTAACCGATATTCTGGTCGTACCTCTATTTGTTTCGTCCGGGAGTACACATGTGGATGAAATTGAATATGCCATTGGTGCAAAGGAAACACCTGATCGCGAAACGGATCTGGAACCGTTCGATGTGAAGGCTCGGGTTCACTTCGGTTATCCAATGGATAGCGATCCGGATATTGCCGTGATGGTGTGGGACAAAGTCCGATTACTGTCGCAGCAACCGGAGGAAGAAACGATTCTGCTGGTAGGCCATGGTAGTATTCATGATGGTTTTCGCGAGCGTTGGGAAGCCGGAATTTCTTCCCTTGCAGAGCGTGTGCAGGAAGTTAGTGGTGTAGCCCATACGGATTATGCATTGCTGAATCCGGAGAGTGTGTACGATAAAGTGAAGTACTGGAGCGAAGAGCGGGGGAACCGAGTCATTGTGGCGCCGCTGTTTTTGAGTGCCGGTTATTTCACGAGGAACGTTATCCCGGATCGGCTGCAGGAACTGAACTATGTGTACAGCGGTGAGACACTGTTGCCACATCCATTGCTCGGGCAGTGGCTGGAGCATCAGATCCAGATTTTGCTGGGGAGTTGTAACGAAGTTAAAGCTTCTTCTTGA
- a CDS encoding TetR/AcrR family transcriptional regulator, whose product MDRRVLKTRKAIIEAFVGLLEERDFEQITINDIADRANVNRGTIYLHYADKFDLLDQCIETYLQQLLDACMIERSTTTPVTAKDALLRTFCYLEQHATTYTTLLTKKGIPAFRSKLMTLLVQGVEEQMNACGIQEGMKKEITIQFLASAAVGLLEWWIMNSMPYPAEEIVDQLISLLELHLQLHAPING is encoded by the coding sequence ATGGACAGACGAGTACTCAAGACACGAAAGGCGATAATCGAAGCTTTTGTGGGGTTACTGGAAGAACGGGATTTCGAGCAAATTACGATAAACGATATTGCTGATCGGGCTAATGTAAACCGAGGAACCATCTATTTGCATTACGCAGACAAGTTCGACCTGTTGGATCAATGCATTGAGACCTATTTGCAGCAGTTGTTGGATGCCTGTATGATCGAAAGATCTACTACAACACCCGTTACGGCCAAGGATGCGCTTCTCCGAACCTTCTGCTATCTGGAACAACATGCCACAACCTATACCACACTTCTAACCAAAAAAGGTATTCCGGCATTCCGTAGTAAGTTGATGACATTGTTGGTCCAGGGAGTGGAGGAACAGATGAATGCCTGTGGCATCCAGGAAGGTATGAAAAAAGAGATCACCATACAGTTTCTTGCTTCCGCTGCTGTGGGCCTCCTGGAGTGGTGGATTATGAATTCCATGCCTTATCCGGCTGAGGAGATCGTTGACCAATTAATAAGTTTACTGGAGCTACATCTGCAATTGCACGCACCCATTAATGGATAG
- a CDS encoding NPP1 family protein yields the protein MKKIVLMLMVSLMACIPWVTVIEAAEINHDQVVGFQEVTPVTVTQQAAKRFQPFLKVYHGCVPFPAVDQQGNTSAGLNTSGSSNGNCSSSTGQIYSRSTWHNGVWAIMYSWYFPKDSPSSGLGHRHDWEGIVVWVDNPAAANPQILSIAYSGHGQFTNVTPSNNNTQGNHPLISYNSTWPLNHELGVTNTVGGTQPLIGWDDLTSAARNALNTTNFGSANVPFNDNNFTNNLNKAWFR from the coding sequence ATGAAAAAAATCGTGTTAATGCTCATGGTTTCGCTTATGGCCTGTATTCCTTGGGTCACTGTTATTGAAGCGGCAGAAATTAATCATGATCAGGTAGTCGGATTCCAGGAAGTTACGCCTGTCACCGTCACGCAACAAGCAGCCAAGCGTTTTCAGCCTTTTCTAAAAGTCTATCATGGATGTGTGCCTTTTCCCGCAGTGGATCAACAGGGCAATACCAGTGCTGGCTTGAATACGTCCGGGTCATCGAATGGAAACTGTAGCTCAAGTACAGGCCAGATCTACTCCCGCTCCACATGGCACAATGGGGTGTGGGCTATCATGTATTCGTGGTATTTCCCCAAAGACTCCCCTTCCTCAGGACTCGGCCATCGTCATGATTGGGAAGGGATCGTCGTGTGGGTCGATAATCCGGCAGCGGCCAATCCCCAAATCCTCTCCATCGCATATTCCGGTCACGGACAGTTCACCAACGTCACTCCGAGCAATAACAATACACAAGGTAATCATCCGTTGATTTCCTATAATAGTACCTGGCCGCTGAACCATGAGCTTGGCGTTACCAACACTGTTGGGGGAACACAACCTTTAATCGGATGGGACGACCTGACTTCTGCCGCACGAAATGCGCTCAATACGACGAACTTTGGCAGTGCCAACGTGCCTTTCAACGATAACAATTTCACCAACAATTTAAACAAAGCCTGGTTCAGATAA
- a CDS encoding YerC/YecD family TrpR-related protein, with amino-acid sequence MQLKKLNDKSIEQLFEAILTLKDIEECYVFFDDLCTVNEIQSMSQRLEVARMLGKGNTYNQIEAETGASTATISRVKRCLNYGNDGYKMTLERLGR; translated from the coding sequence ATGCAGCTGAAAAAGCTAAATGATAAAAGCATTGAACAACTATTCGAGGCTATTTTGACGCTAAAAGATATTGAAGAGTGTTATGTTTTCTTTGATGACCTCTGCACAGTTAACGAGATCCAATCCATGTCCCAGCGGCTGGAAGTGGCTCGTATGTTGGGTAAAGGCAATACGTATAACCAGATTGAAGCAGAGACAGGTGCGAGTACAGCTACAATTTCACGTGTGAAACGCTGCCTGAATTACGGTAATGATGGTTATAAAATGACGCTGGAACGCCTGGGACGCTAA
- a CDS encoding 2-dehydropantoate 2-reductase N-terminal domain-containing protein, with translation MKILVYGAGVLGSQLAHVLVRGGNEVTILARGKRAEELEKDGIVIRHVFQFKTTVDQVRVARTLEMDDQYDLIFVVMKYNDFPSVLPILADNQSSNIVIVGNNADARSMQNFLEENSRVAKQVAFGFHVSAGKREKDRMLSIGGGSGQMVIGSLDGEIGFKPLLDQAFQHVKYKLNVLSDIDAWLKSHIIPILMLNAVSFNEKRELIKLDGNRKQIQHMIRAMDEGFSVLEAMGITIIPEIQAKMIRKHQRMLHLLLKIYSVLPIHKLIAGSFGEIEALNNAFTDWKKTTGVPTPHWDVLKRDFTPLK, from the coding sequence ATGAAAATATTAGTGTATGGTGCAGGTGTTTTGGGCAGTCAACTGGCGCATGTTCTGGTGCGCGGCGGCAATGAAGTCACCATTCTGGCTAGAGGGAAGCGGGCAGAGGAGCTGGAGAAGGATGGAATCGTCATCCGGCATGTTTTTCAATTCAAAACGACAGTTGATCAGGTTCGGGTAGCCAGAACGTTGGAAATGGATGACCAATATGATCTGATTTTTGTTGTCATGAAATATAATGATTTTCCTTCTGTGTTACCTATTCTGGCAGACAATCAGAGCAGCAATATTGTGATTGTGGGAAACAACGCAGATGCGCGAAGCATGCAAAATTTTTTGGAGGAAAACAGCAGGGTAGCAAAACAGGTCGCGTTTGGATTCCATGTGAGTGCAGGGAAGCGGGAAAAGGACCGAATGTTATCGATCGGTGGAGGTAGCGGACAAATGGTGATCGGCAGTCTAGACGGTGAGATAGGCTTCAAACCTTTGCTGGATCAAGCTTTCCAACATGTGAAATACAAGTTAAATGTCCTGAGCGATATTGATGCCTGGCTGAAAAGCCATATCATCCCCATTCTGATGCTTAATGCGGTGAGCTTTAATGAGAAGCGCGAATTGATCAAGTTGGACGGGAACAGAAAGCAAATCCAACATATGATTAGGGCGATGGATGAGGGCTTCAGCGTGCTTGAGGCTATGGGCATAACGATTATACCGGAGATTCAGGCTAAAATGATTCGCAAGCATCAACGGATGTTGCACCTTCTGTTGAAGATCTATAGTGTGCTTCCAATTCATAAGCTGATTGCGGGTTCTTTTGGAGAGATTGAGGCGTTAAATAATGCATTTACCGATTGGAAAAAGACAACAGGCGTCCCGACTCCCCATTGGGACGTGCTGAAAAGAGATTTTACTCCCCTTAAATGA
- a CDS encoding DUF4395 family protein, whose product MREIPMRYVKANQVGIVLFVLLSFVFNPLVVLGLLWIIQVVGLVSSGKLNLFVQIGKVVLTGQGTETQAVELQRFNNILAVLFLSLSLISFSLGWVGAGYVFSVMLLAAASAALLGYCVGCTVYFWYKQLRAGRKIGF is encoded by the coding sequence ATGCGGGAAATACCTATGCGCTATGTGAAAGCGAATCAGGTCGGTATTGTATTGTTTGTTTTACTCTCGTTTGTGTTCAATCCGCTGGTAGTTCTGGGCTTGCTGTGGATCATTCAGGTGGTGGGGCTAGTTTCCAGTGGCAAATTGAATCTGTTTGTGCAAATTGGCAAAGTCGTGCTGACTGGTCAAGGGACAGAGACGCAGGCGGTGGAGCTCCAGCGATTCAACAATATTCTGGCTGTACTCTTCCTGTCTCTGTCACTCATCTCGTTCTCGCTTGGTTGGGTAGGCGCAGGGTATGTATTCTCCGTCATGCTTCTCGCGGCTGCAAGCGCGGCTTTGCTGGGTTATTGTGTGGGTTGCACGGTGTATTTCTGGTACAAACAGCTGCGTGCAGGTAGAAAAATTGGATTTTGA